From one Pseudactinotalea sp. HY158 genomic stretch:
- a CDS encoding ferrochelatase — protein sequence MKPAPATGVHLAAGARVPSASPAAAAGEAHVSAPTSYDAVLLAGFGGPEGQADVLPFLRNVTAGRGIPDERLEEVAVHYRHFGGVSPINGHNRQLREALEAALTAAGLDLPVYWGNRNWDPYLTDAVRAAHDAGHTRLLMIPTSAYASYSSCRQYREDLADVLEATGLAEAMEVDKVRQFFDHPGFVTPFVEGVRAGLADLRARGAERIEVLFATHSIPIDDARRSGPALLPDGHASDWGDGGAYAAQHLAVAGVIMETLDEPGAGWQLTYQSRSGPPDQPWLEPDINHAIEALTDRDAVLIVPLGFLSDHMEVMWDLDEEATETATARGLACARVPTPGVHPDFVRGLVDLVAERAGARPVAERAALTDLGPWFDVCRPGCCENVRRGFRPAIAGVAP from the coding sequence GTGAAGCCGGCCCCGGCCACGGGAGTCCACCTCGCGGCGGGCGCCCGGGTGCCGAGCGCGAGCCCGGCCGCGGCCGCCGGCGAGGCCCACGTGAGCGCCCCGACGTCCTACGACGCGGTGCTGCTCGCCGGGTTCGGCGGCCCCGAGGGGCAGGCCGATGTGCTGCCGTTCCTGCGCAACGTCACCGCGGGCCGGGGGATCCCCGACGAGCGGCTCGAGGAGGTGGCCGTGCACTACCGCCACTTCGGCGGGGTCAGCCCCATCAACGGCCACAACCGGCAGCTGCGCGAGGCGCTCGAGGCGGCCCTCACGGCCGCCGGACTCGACCTGCCCGTGTACTGGGGCAACCGGAACTGGGATCCGTACCTGACCGATGCGGTGCGCGCCGCCCACGACGCCGGCCACACCCGCCTGCTCATGATCCCGACCTCCGCCTACGCCTCCTACTCCTCGTGCCGGCAGTACCGCGAGGATCTCGCCGACGTGCTCGAGGCGACCGGGCTGGCCGAGGCGATGGAGGTGGACAAGGTGCGCCAGTTCTTCGATCACCCCGGCTTCGTCACCCCGTTCGTCGAGGGCGTGCGCGCCGGGCTCGCCGACCTGCGCGCCCGCGGCGCCGAGCGGATCGAGGTGCTCTTCGCCACCCACTCGATCCCGATCGACGACGCCCGCCGCTCCGGCCCGGCGCTGCTGCCGGACGGCCACGCGAGCGATTGGGGTGACGGCGGGGCGTACGCCGCCCAGCACCTCGCCGTCGCGGGGGTCATCATGGAAACCCTCGACGAGCCCGGGGCCGGCTGGCAGCTCACCTACCAGTCCCGCTCCGGCCCGCCCGACCAGCCCTGGCTCGAACCGGACATCAACCACGCGATCGAGGCGCTCACCGACCGCGACGCCGTGCTCATCGTGCCCCTCGGGTTCCTCTCCGACCACATGGAGGTCATGTGGGACCTCGACGAGGAGGCGACCGAGACCGCCACCGCGCGCGGGCTGGCGTGCGCGCGGGTGCCCACCCCGGGCGTGCATCCGGACTTCGTGCGCGGGCTCGTCGACCTCGTGGCCGAACGGGCCGGCGCCCGCCCGGTGGCCGAGCGCGCCGCTCTCACCGACCTGGGCCCGTGGTTCGACGTCTGCCGTCCCGGCTGCTGCGAGAACGTGCGGCGCGGCTTTCGGCCCGCGATCGCCGGCGTGGCACCGTGA
- a CDS encoding SDR family oxidoreductase → MNPSPARSHGADFSLAGQVGLVTGAASGIGQAIAWAMAAAGADVACLDRDGDSLAATVEGIRGLGRTALPLECDVTSEDALGAAVATVESDLGELSLAVNSAGIANAAPAENLPREQWQRLYDVNVTGVFLSCQAQARVMLPRRRGAIVNVASMSGTIANRGLTQVHYNSAKAAVAHLTKSLAVEWADRGIRVNAISPGYTATPMNRRPEVADQARRFAADTPLARMAEPSEIAGPTVFLLSSAASFCTGVDLLVDGGFCCW, encoded by the coding sequence ATGAATCCCTCCCCCGCACGCTCCCACGGCGCCGACTTCTCCCTCGCCGGGCAGGTCGGACTCGTGACGGGTGCGGCGAGCGGCATCGGCCAGGCGATCGCCTGGGCGATGGCCGCCGCCGGCGCCGACGTCGCCTGCCTCGATCGCGACGGCGACTCCCTCGCAGCCACCGTCGAGGGGATTCGCGGCCTCGGCCGCACCGCCCTGCCCCTCGAATGCGACGTCACGAGCGAGGACGCCCTCGGCGCCGCCGTCGCCACCGTCGAATCCGACCTGGGCGAGCTGAGCCTCGCGGTGAACTCCGCGGGAATCGCGAATGCGGCCCCCGCGGAGAACCTCCCACGCGAGCAGTGGCAGCGCCTGTACGACGTGAACGTCACCGGCGTCTTCCTCAGCTGCCAGGCGCAGGCCCGGGTCATGCTCCCGCGCCGGCGCGGCGCCATCGTCAACGTCGCGTCGATGTCCGGCACCATCGCCAACCGCGGGCTGACGCAGGTGCACTACAACTCGGCCAAGGCCGCCGTGGCACACCTGACGAAGTCGCTGGCGGTCGAATGGGCCGACCGGGGCATCCGGGTCAACGCCATCAGCCCGGGCTACACGGCCACCCCGATGAACCGCCGCCCCGAGGTCGCCGACCAGGCGCGGCGGTTCGCGGCGGACACCCCGCTCGCGCGCATGGCCGAGCCGAGCGAGATCGCCGGGCCGACCGTGTTCCTGCTCTCGTCGGCCGCGTCCTTCTGCACCGGGGTCGACCTCCTCGTCGACGGCGGGTTCTGCTGCTGGTAG
- a CDS encoding glutamate-1-semialdehyde 2,1-aminomutase → MSELDRARGVIPGGVDSPVRAWAGVGGDPLVITGARGPRVFDESGRGYLDLVGSWGPALLGHAHPRVVEAVRDAAGRGLSFGAPTPGETDLAELIRDRVPAAERVRLVSTGTEATMTAVRLARAATGRDLVIKFAGHYHGHSDGLLADAGSGVATLAIPGSAGVPAPIAALTVVLPYNDEAAVRAAFAAHPGRIAAVITEAAAANMGVVAPRAGFNAFLRRVTREHGALLIADEVLTGFRVGPAGWWGLDRTDEWTPDLFTFGKVIGGGLPVAAVAGRAGVLNLLAPLGPVYQAGTLSGNPVAVAAGAETLRLADAGVYERVDAAAAAIGAAAAEALAGAGVPALVSRAGNLFSIVFGPDSLWPDGRPRDYAGMQRSEHWRYAPFFHALVVAGIAPPPSPFEAWFVSAAHDAAVVEEIAAALPAAARAAAAAPRPES, encoded by the coding sequence ATGAGCGAGCTGGACCGGGCCCGGGGCGTCATCCCCGGCGGGGTCGACTCGCCCGTGCGGGCGTGGGCCGGCGTCGGCGGGGACCCGCTCGTGATCACCGGCGCGCGCGGGCCGCGGGTGTTCGACGAGTCCGGGCGCGGCTATCTCGACCTCGTGGGCTCGTGGGGGCCCGCGCTCCTCGGCCATGCGCACCCCCGGGTGGTCGAGGCGGTTCGGGACGCCGCCGGCCGGGGCCTGTCCTTCGGCGCCCCGACGCCCGGGGAGACCGACCTGGCCGAGCTCATCCGCGACCGGGTTCCGGCCGCGGAGCGGGTGCGGCTCGTCTCCACGGGCACCGAGGCGACCATGACGGCGGTGCGGCTCGCCCGCGCCGCGACCGGCCGGGACCTCGTGATCAAGTTCGCCGGGCACTACCACGGTCACTCGGACGGGCTGCTCGCCGACGCGGGCTCCGGCGTGGCCACGCTCGCGATCCCCGGGTCCGCGGGCGTTCCAGCCCCGATCGCCGCGCTGACGGTCGTGCTCCCCTACAACGACGAGGCGGCCGTGCGGGCCGCGTTCGCCGCCCATCCGGGCCGGATCGCCGCCGTGATCACCGAGGCGGCGGCCGCGAACATGGGGGTCGTGGCCCCGCGCGCCGGGTTCAACGCGTTCCTGCGCCGGGTCACCCGCGAGCACGGGGCGCTGCTCATCGCCGACGAGGTGCTCACCGGCTTCCGGGTCGGCCCGGCCGGCTGGTGGGGCCTCGACCGGACCGACGAGTGGACGCCGGACCTGTTCACGTTCGGCAAGGTGATCGGGGGCGGTCTGCCCGTGGCCGCGGTCGCCGGCCGGGCGGGGGTGCTCAACCTCCTCGCCCCGCTCGGGCCGGTGTATCAGGCGGGCACGCTGAGCGGGAACCCGGTGGCGGTGGCCGCCGGCGCCGAGACCCTGCGGCTGGCGGATGCGGGCGTGTACGAGCGGGTCGACGCGGCGGCCGCCGCGATCGGTGCCGCCGCCGCGGAGGCGCTCGCCGGCGCCGGCGTGCCCGCGCTCGTGAGCCGGGCCGGGAACCTGTTCTCGATCGTGTTCGGGCCGGACTCGCTGTGGCCGGACGGGCGCCCACGCGACTACGCGGGCATGCAGCGCAGCGAGCACTGGCGGTACGCCCCGTTCTTCCACGCCCTCGTGGTTGCGGGGATCGCGCCGCCGCCCTCTCCCTTCGAGGCCTGGTTCGTCTCCGCGGCCCACGACGCCGCCGTGGTCGAGGAGATCGCCGCGGCCCTGCCCGCGGCGGCCCGGGCGGCCGCGGCGGCGCCGCGGCCGGAGTCGTAG
- a CDS encoding glutamyl-tRNA reductase: MLVCLSVSFRTAGFDVLDRLTGAALPAAELLTLPGVRGAVAISTCNRLEAYLDVEAAGEAPSSSAAEELIGRLARSARIPPATVRAATRLLTRSRVPAHLFAVASGLESVAVGEVEIAGQVRRSAVLARESGTMTPELERLFQMASTTSRRVRTGSGIDAVGRSLIRLALDLAESRIRTWREARIVLVGTGSYARAALVALRERGAGEVDVVSPSGREATMAGRDGAVPRPWERLAHLLAGADLLVTSTVAPATRAGALPGTGSGTGSDTGQGIGPVVGARLVAQARERTRDPLLVVDLGMPANVDAAAGEVSGVELLDLATIARHAPVADLEASARARDEVARATDRFAAAVAEAEATPAILALRDHVDGLVEEELARLRRRGEDSPEAERAVRHFAAMLVHAPSTRARRLAVTEGPDRFAGALGTVFGVEGEPAGVEAAGAEAAGVIAAERAILSR, translated from the coding sequence GTGCTGGTCTGTCTGAGTGTGAGCTTCCGGACGGCCGGGTTCGACGTGCTCGATCGGCTGACGGGCGCGGCCCTCCCGGCCGCGGAGCTGCTCACCCTGCCCGGGGTGCGGGGTGCCGTGGCGATCTCCACGTGCAACCGGCTCGAGGCGTATCTCGACGTCGAGGCGGCCGGTGAGGCCCCGTCGTCGAGCGCCGCGGAGGAGTTGATCGGGCGGCTCGCCCGGTCCGCGCGGATCCCGCCCGCCACGGTCCGAGCGGCCACCCGGCTGCTCACGCGATCGCGCGTGCCGGCCCACCTGTTCGCGGTCGCCTCCGGGCTGGAGTCCGTGGCCGTGGGTGAGGTGGAGATCGCCGGGCAGGTGCGTCGCTCGGCCGTGCTCGCCCGGGAATCGGGCACGATGACCCCGGAGCTGGAGCGGCTGTTCCAGATGGCCTCGACCACCTCCCGCCGGGTGCGCACGGGCTCGGGTATCGACGCCGTGGGCCGCTCGCTCATCCGGCTCGCGCTCGACCTGGCCGAGAGCAGGATCCGCACGTGGCGGGAGGCGCGGATCGTGCTCGTGGGCACGGGCTCCTACGCCCGGGCGGCGCTCGTGGCGCTGCGGGAGCGGGGAGCCGGCGAGGTCGACGTGGTCTCCCCCTCGGGCCGGGAGGCGACGATGGCCGGCCGCGACGGCGCCGTGCCGAGGCCGTGGGAACGGCTCGCCCACCTGCTGGCCGGCGCGGATCTGCTCGTCACCTCGACCGTGGCGCCCGCGACCCGGGCGGGCGCCCTACCGGGCACTGGGTCGGGCACTGGGTCGGACACCGGGCAGGGAATCGGGCCGGTCGTCGGGGCGCGGCTCGTGGCGCAGGCACGGGAACGCACGCGCGACCCGCTGCTCGTGGTCGATCTGGGGATGCCCGCGAACGTGGATGCGGCCGCGGGCGAGGTGTCCGGGGTCGAACTCCTCGACCTCGCCACGATCGCTCGACACGCCCCGGTGGCCGATCTCGAGGCCTCGGCCCGGGCGCGCGACGAGGTGGCCCGGGCAACGGACCGGTTCGCGGCCGCGGTCGCCGAGGCCGAGGCGACTCCCGCGATCCTCGCGTTGCGCGACCACGTGGACGGGCTCGTCGAGGAGGAACTGGCCCGGCTGCGCCGCCGGGGCGAGGACTCCCCCGAGGCGGAGCGGGCCGTGCGGCACTTCGCCGCCATGCTCGTGCACGCCCCCTCGACGCGGGCTCGCCGGCTCGCCGTGACCGAGGGCCCGGATCGCTTCGCCGGTGCCCTGGGAACGGTTTTCGGGGTCGAGGGCGAGCCCGCCGGAGTCGAGGCGGCCGGAGCCGAGGCGGCCGGAGTGATCGCAGCCGAACGCGCGATTCTGTCCAGGTAG
- the hemC gene encoding hydroxymethylbilane synthase — protein MIRIGTRASALATAQSGTVVAALAAAGEPAELVPMVSAGDRTRASLASLGGTGIFATRLREALLAGECDALVHSLKDLPTAPHPGLAFAATPAREDPRDVLCGARLADLPRGARVGTGSPRRRARLLAARPDLDVVDIRGNVETRLARALGPGADLDAVVLAAAGLRRLGRTEVIDEYLDGPAAPGQGAIVVEVRAGDDALARRLRVLHDAPTWAATTAERSLLAALEAGCAAPVAALAGTGDPASPGNSDNPERTGPSGNPDLRLEAIAYAPDGSSLVTGTATGTAEGAGALGRGLAAELLAGGAAAWL, from the coding sequence GTGATCCGCATCGGCACCCGCGCCTCGGCGCTCGCGACCGCCCAGTCCGGCACGGTCGTGGCGGCACTCGCCGCCGCCGGGGAACCCGCCGAGCTCGTGCCGATGGTCTCCGCCGGCGACCGCACCCGCGCCTCGCTCGCGAGCCTCGGCGGCACCGGGATCTTCGCGACCCGGCTGCGCGAGGCGCTGCTCGCCGGCGAATGCGACGCCCTCGTGCACTCCCTCAAGGACCTGCCCACCGCGCCCCATCCGGGACTCGCGTTCGCCGCCACCCCCGCCCGGGAGGATCCCCGCGACGTGCTGTGCGGGGCCCGGCTGGCCGACCTGCCCCGCGGTGCCCGGGTGGGCACCGGCTCCCCGCGCCGGCGCGCCCGGCTGCTGGCCGCCCGGCCCGACCTCGACGTGGTCGATATCCGCGGCAACGTCGAGACCCGGCTCGCCCGCGCGCTCGGGCCCGGCGCCGACCTGGACGCCGTCGTGCTCGCCGCCGCCGGCCTGCGCCGCCTCGGCCGCACCGAGGTGATCGACGAATATCTCGACGGGCCCGCCGCCCCCGGCCAGGGGGCGATCGTCGTCGAGGTGCGCGCCGGCGACGACGCGCTCGCCCGCCGCCTGCGCGTGCTCCACGATGCGCCGACGTGGGCGGCCACCACGGCCGAACGCAGCCTGCTCGCCGCGCTCGAGGCGGGGTGCGCGGCCCCCGTCGCGGCGCTCGCCGGCACCGGGGACCCTGCGAGCCCCGGGAACTCTGACAACCCTGAACGCACCGGGCCCTCTGGGAACCCCGACCTGCGGCTCGAGGCGATCGCCTACGCCCCCGACGGGTCGAGTCTCGTGACCGGCACGGCCACGGGAACGGCCGAGGGGGCCGGGGCCCTCGGCCGCGGGCTCGCCGCCGAGCTGCTCGCCGGGGGCGCGGCGGCATGGCTGTGA
- a CDS encoding uroporphyrinogen-III synthase: MAVRAAGPRARVLVPRAGEWGRRVAGLVETLAQEEGVGAEAWIVPLIRTLRAPAGPLEAAATRVASGRYDWIVVTSGAAAPALAAWHVPATTRVAAVGPATARALAEIGWRVDLTPRSATAAALAAALGEEIDGPGTGDGDGPGTGGRRILLPHSDLAHPTLAADLAARGCTVEEVTAYLPGPRPWAATTPLGCAPARRMQPSSPPAPWPGHWPPCPSAPAPPSSASAIRPPETPTRPGSRSRPRRLRRPCAPS, translated from the coding sequence ATGGCTGTGAGGGCGGCCGGCCCGCGCGCCCGGGTGCTCGTGCCCCGGGCGGGGGAGTGGGGACGACGCGTGGCCGGCCTGGTCGAGACCCTCGCCCAGGAGGAGGGCGTGGGCGCCGAGGCGTGGATCGTGCCGCTCATCCGCACCCTCCGCGCCCCGGCCGGACCGCTCGAGGCGGCCGCCACCCGGGTCGCGTCCGGCCGCTACGACTGGATCGTCGTGACGAGCGGGGCCGCCGCCCCCGCCCTGGCGGCCTGGCACGTGCCCGCGACCACCCGCGTCGCCGCCGTCGGCCCGGCAACCGCGCGGGCGCTGGCCGAGATCGGCTGGCGGGTCGACCTCACGCCGCGGTCCGCCACGGCCGCCGCGCTCGCGGCCGCGCTCGGGGAGGAAATCGACGGCCCCGGCACGGGCGACGGCGACGGCCCCGGCACCGGCGGGCGGCGGATCCTGCTGCCGCACTCCGACCTCGCCCACCCCACCCTCGCCGCGGACCTGGCGGCCCGGGGCTGCACGGTCGAGGAGGTCACCGCCTACCTCCCCGGACCGCGCCCCTGGGCGGCGACGACGCCGCTCGGCTGCGCGCCGGCGAGGCGGATGCAGCCCTCGTCACCTCCGGCTCCGTGGCCCGGGCACTGGCCGCCGTGCCCATCGGCGCCGGCACCGCCCTCGTCTGCCTCGGCGATCAGACCGCCCGAGACGCCCACGCGGCCGGGCTCACGGTCACGGCCACGGCGGCTGCGCCGTCCATGCGCTCCCTCGTGA
- a CDS encoding sugar ABC transporter ATP-binding protein, translating to MSTNDQGLVLSGISKAYPGTQALAHVDLEIRPGEVVALLGENGAGKSTLASIVAGLTPPTTGTMTWRGRPYTPGSPREALDNGIALIHQEMRLLPDLTAAENVVIGRWPASAGGFVDHKTLNRQAAEALRRLGFRPPPTTLVRHLSVAAQQQVEIAKALMVDARLLILDEPTAALGAEETDALFTQVRALRDQGHSFVYVSHRLEEIRRIADRIVILRDGALIAEHDESHIDVDILVSQMVGRSVERLFPEMPAPTGQVVLDVQDLAGINGRFRDVSFQVHAGEVLGIAGIVGAGRTELVRAITGADRSSHGSVHVNGTALTNGSVTGALAAGVVMVPEDRRHQGIIAEATISENSMLVNFPGVTRGGWIGEEKVRSLAERVIERMGVKGRPDTSVGALSGGNQQKVVIGKWLELGPNVVVLDEPTRGIDVGARAAIYEVIRELAEKGLAVIVVSSDLDEVLGLSHRVLVLAGGEAQGLLPRAEATPERVMTLATA from the coding sequence ATGAGCACCAACGATCAGGGACTCGTCCTCTCCGGGATCAGCAAGGCCTACCCCGGCACCCAGGCACTCGCCCACGTCGACCTCGAGATCCGCCCCGGTGAGGTCGTCGCGCTCCTCGGCGAGAACGGCGCCGGCAAGTCGACCCTCGCAAGCATCGTCGCCGGGCTCACGCCGCCCACGACGGGCACGATGACGTGGCGCGGCCGGCCCTACACCCCGGGATCGCCGCGGGAGGCGCTCGACAACGGGATCGCCCTCATCCACCAGGAGATGCGGCTCCTGCCGGACCTGACCGCCGCGGAGAACGTCGTCATCGGGCGTTGGCCGGCCTCGGCCGGCGGGTTCGTCGACCACAAGACGCTCAACCGGCAGGCGGCCGAGGCGTTGCGTCGGCTCGGGTTCCGGCCGCCCCCGACGACGCTCGTTCGGCACCTGAGCGTCGCGGCGCAGCAGCAGGTCGAGATCGCCAAGGCACTCATGGTCGACGCCCGCCTCCTCATCCTCGACGAGCCCACGGCCGCGCTCGGCGCCGAGGAGACCGACGCGCTCTTCACGCAGGTGCGGGCGCTGCGCGACCAGGGCCACTCGTTCGTCTACGTGAGTCACCGCCTCGAGGAGATCCGGCGGATCGCCGACCGGATCGTCATCCTTCGCGACGGGGCGTTGATCGCTGAGCACGACGAGAGCCACATCGACGTCGACATCCTCGTCTCCCAGATGGTCGGGCGCTCGGTCGAGCGTCTCTTCCCGGAGATGCCCGCGCCCACCGGGCAGGTCGTGCTCGACGTGCAGGACCTGGCCGGGATCAACGGTCGCTTCCGTGACGTCTCCTTCCAGGTCCACGCCGGGGAGGTCCTCGGGATCGCCGGGATCGTCGGGGCGGGGCGCACCGAACTCGTTCGGGCGATCACCGGTGCCGACCGCTCGAGTCACGGCAGCGTGCACGTCAACGGCACCGCGCTCACGAACGGGTCGGTCACCGGCGCGCTCGCCGCGGGCGTCGTCATGGTGCCGGAGGATCGCCGTCACCAGGGCATCATCGCCGAGGCGACCATCAGCGAGAACTCGATGCTCGTCAACTTCCCGGGCGTCACCCGCGGCGGCTGGATCGGCGAGGAGAAGGTCCGGTCCCTCGCGGAGCGGGTGATCGAGCGGATGGGCGTCAAGGGCAGGCCGGACACGAGCGTGGGCGCCCTCTCCGGCGGGAACCAGCAGAAGGTCGTCATCGGCAAATGGCTCGAACTCGGGCCCAACGTCGTCGTCCTCGACGAGCCGACGCGCGGGATCGACGTCGGCGCGAGAGCCGCGATCTACGAGGTCATCCGCGAACTCGCGGAGAAGGGGCTGGCGGTGATCGTCGTCAGCTCGGATCTCGACGAGGTCCTCGGCCTCTCGCACCGCGTGCTCGTGCTCGCCGGGGGCGAGGCCCAGGGCCTGCTGCCGCGCGCGGAGGCCACCCCCGAGCGGGTCATGACCCTCGCCACGGCCTGA
- the hemB gene encoding porphobilinogen synthase: protein MRIRPRRLRATPALRAMSAETRLHPRSLMLPMFVHEGDAPRPIAAMPGVVQHGLDSARSTACAAAAAGIGGLMLFGVPARRDATGSGATDPDGILNRAIAAIAAEVGDELVVAADLCLDEFTDHGHCGVLDADGAVDNDATLERYRAMALAQAEAGAGLLGLSGMMDGQVAAVRDALEEAGRTDCAILAYSAKYASSFYGPFREAVGSTLRGDRRTYQLDPASAREGRREAALDAAEGADVVMVKPALGYLDVLAGIAAESPVPVWAYQVSGEYAMIEAAAANGWIDRDAAIAESVTCIVRAGADAVLTYWALDLAAALRDAPTTRRGEGA from the coding sequence TTGAGAATCCGGCCCCGCCGACTGCGCGCCACCCCCGCCCTGCGGGCGATGTCCGCCGAGACCCGCCTCCATCCGCGCTCGCTCATGCTGCCGATGTTCGTGCACGAGGGCGACGCCCCCAGGCCGATCGCCGCGATGCCCGGGGTGGTCCAGCACGGCCTCGACTCCGCCCGCTCGACCGCCTGCGCCGCCGCCGCGGCGGGGATCGGCGGCCTCATGCTCTTCGGCGTGCCTGCCCGCAGGGACGCGACCGGCAGCGGCGCCACTGATCCCGACGGCATCCTCAACCGGGCCATCGCCGCGATCGCGGCCGAAGTGGGCGACGAACTCGTGGTGGCCGCCGACCTGTGCCTGGACGAGTTCACCGACCACGGCCACTGCGGCGTGCTCGACGCCGACGGGGCCGTCGACAACGACGCCACGCTCGAGCGCTACCGGGCGATGGCCCTCGCCCAGGCCGAGGCCGGAGCCGGGCTGCTCGGCCTGTCGGGGATGATGGACGGCCAGGTCGCGGCCGTGCGGGACGCCCTCGAGGAGGCCGGGCGCACCGACTGCGCGATCCTCGCCTACTCCGCGAAATACGCGTCGAGCTTCTACGGGCCGTTCCGCGAGGCCGTCGGTTCGACGCTCCGCGGGGATCGGCGCACCTACCAGCTCGACCCGGCCAGCGCCCGGGAGGGTCGGCGCGAGGCCGCGCTCGATGCGGCCGAGGGGGCCGACGTCGTCATGGTCAAGCCCGCGCTCGGCTACCTCGACGTGCTCGCCGGGATCGCCGCCGAGAGCCCCGTGCCCGTGTGGGCCTATCAAGTGTCGGGGGAGTACGCGATGATCGAGGCCGCCGCAGCGAACGGGTGGATCGACCGGGACGCCGCGATCGCCGAATCGGTCACGTGCATCGTGCGGGCCGGAGCCGACGCGGTGCTCACGTACTGGGCGCTCGACCTGGCGGCCGCCCTGCGCGATGCGCCGACGACGCGGCGGGGGGAGGGGGCATGA
- the hemQ gene encoding hydrogen peroxide-dependent heme synthase, with amino-acid sequence MTTDTYTLWAVVRRDPAGGAAAPTTPATPTTTAVAEFEDVIAALPGAAELRGIYDVSALKADADLLFWLHGPTAEGLQAAWRALRGTRLLADTAPTWNAMGLHREAEFSRDHVPAFVRGVEPRGWLCVYPFVRSREWYLLPAEERRAMLAEHGRAGAGFQVLTNTVAAFALGDYEWVVPLEADDPAELVDLMRALRYVGARRHVVLETPFFTGRRIAAAEAAEVLG; translated from the coding sequence GTGACTACCGATACGTACACCCTGTGGGCCGTGGTCCGGCGCGATCCGGCCGGCGGCGCGGCAGCCCCCACGACCCCGGCCACCCCCACGACCACCGCGGTCGCCGAGTTCGAGGACGTGATCGCGGCCCTGCCCGGAGCGGCCGAGCTGCGAGGAATCTACGACGTGTCGGCCCTCAAGGCCGACGCCGACCTCCTGTTCTGGCTGCACGGGCCCACCGCCGAGGGGCTCCAGGCCGCCTGGCGGGCCCTGCGCGGCACCCGCCTGCTCGCGGACACGGCGCCCACGTGGAACGCCATGGGCCTGCACCGCGAGGCGGAGTTCAGCCGGGATCACGTGCCGGCGTTCGTGCGCGGGGTCGAACCGCGCGGCTGGCTGTGCGTGTACCCGTTCGTGCGCAGCCGCGAGTGGTACCTCCTGCCCGCCGAGGAACGGCGCGCGATGCTCGCCGAGCACGGCCGCGCGGGCGCGGGCTTCCAGGTGCTCACGAACACGGTCGCGGCCTTCGCGCTCGGGGACTACGAATGGGTCGTCCCGCTCGAGGCGGACGATCCGGCCGAGCTCGTCGACCTCATGCGCGCGCTGCGCTACGTCGGGGCCCGCCGGCACGTGGTGCTCGAGACCCCGTTCTTCACCGGGCGGCGGATCGCCGCGGCGGAGGCGGCGGAGGTGCTCGGGTGA
- the hemE gene encoding uroporphyrinogen decarboxylase: protein MHTPTIHPLEGATALAPLIEAYRGRRPDRLPVWFMRQAGRSLPEYRAARAARAGIGMLEACLDPALATEITLQPVRRHGVDAAILFSDIVIPLRLAGVEVDIAPGVGPVFAEPIRDRRGIEELVARPIEEGMFAPVTEAVRLLTAELGPIPLIGFAGAPFTLAAYMVEGRPSRDHLAARTLMHADPGLWRALADWTARLSGAFLLAQARAGASAVQLFDSWAGSLPAPDYRRLVAPASRLALAPVREARIAGGTVPTVHFGVGTAHLLPDLAGVGADVLGVDHRLSLTDAARAVPGVPLQGNIDPALLGAPWPVLAEHVHRVIEDGARAPGHVLNLGHGVPPETDPGVLTRIVDLAHA, encoded by the coding sequence GTGCACACTCCCACGATCCACCCCCTCGAGGGCGCCACCGCCCTCGCCCCGCTCATCGAGGCCTACCGCGGCCGCCGCCCCGACCGGCTGCCCGTGTGGTTCATGCGACAGGCCGGGCGGTCCCTGCCCGAATACCGTGCCGCCCGCGCCGCCCGTGCCGGCATCGGGATGCTCGAGGCGTGCCTCGACCCGGCCCTCGCCACCGAGATCACACTCCAGCCCGTGCGCCGTCACGGGGTCGATGCGGCCATCCTGTTCTCCGACATCGTGATCCCGCTGCGCCTCGCCGGCGTCGAGGTGGACATCGCCCCCGGCGTCGGGCCCGTGTTCGCCGAGCCGATCCGCGACCGTCGCGGCATCGAGGAGCTCGTGGCCCGGCCGATCGAGGAGGGCATGTTCGCCCCGGTGACCGAGGCCGTGCGGCTGCTCACCGCCGAGCTCGGGCCGATCCCGCTCATCGGCTTCGCGGGCGCCCCGTTCACCCTCGCCGCGTACATGGTCGAGGGCCGGCCCTCGCGCGATCACCTCGCGGCCCGCACCCTCATGCACGCCGATCCCGGCCTCTGGCGCGCCCTCGCCGACTGGACGGCGCGCCTGTCCGGGGCGTTCCTCCTCGCCCAGGCGCGGGCCGGGGCGAGCGCGGTGCAGCTCTTCGACTCCTGGGCCGGCTCGCTGCCCGCGCCCGACTACCGCCGCCTCGTGGCGCCCGCCTCGCGGCTCGCGCTCGCCCCGGTGCGCGAGGCGCGCATCGCCGGCGGGACCGTGCCGACCGTCCACTTCGGGGTCGGCACGGCCCACCTGCTTCCCGACCTCGCCGGCGTCGGGGCCGACGTCCTCGGCGTCGACCACCGGCTCTCCCTGACCGACGCCGCCCGCGCCGTGCCGGGGGTGCCCCTCCAGGGCAATATCGACCCCGCGCTCCTCGGCGCGCCGTGGCCCGTGCTCGCCGAGCACGTGCATCGCGTGATCGAGGACGGCGCCCGCGCGCCCGGGCATGTGCTCAACCTCGGTCACGGGGTTCCGCCCGAGACGGATCCGGGGGTGCTCACCCGGATCGTCGACCTCGCCCATGCGTGA